GAGGCAATGGATGCAGGGTACAGCCGCTACACGATTGAAGCCATGTCTAGTCTCGGTTTGCTGCAAATGACACGAAAGCGCACCCGCGAGAGCTTGGGGCATATTTTGTGCGAAACGTGCCCAGCTTGTCATGGACGCGGCTATGTCAAAACGATTGAAACCGTTGCTAATGAGGTCATTCGTGAAGTGATTCGTGAATCGGTGCAATTTAAACCCCAGCGGATTAAAATCATTTGTGCGCACGAAATCAATTATTATCTCAGTGAAGAAGCCCCTGATATTTTAGCGGATGTTGAGGAAACATTAAAAATACCGATTACGACGAAAGTGGATGAATATTATGCGCGTGAGCAATACGATATTGCAGTGTATTAGCCAATGGTTAATTCATCAGCGTGTTGATGACGCGCGGATGCCGTGCTGCGTAACCGTCAAGGTTAAGGGACTATATGTGGCGTAAAGTAGGCAAATTCTTTTACCGCTTAGCACGTATTTTACTGTTATTATTTATTGTGCTGGTCACTTTGTTGGCTTTGGTGCTGAAAAATCCTAATTGGGTGATTGATTTTGCACAGGCAGAGCTGGCTAACTATGGCATTGAATTAAAAATCCATGAAGTCAGCGGGGAATTCACGGGGCTAAATTATGCCCTGACAGGGCGTGTCTCTACGACCGATTACCATGGCATTGCGGTTGAATCGGCAGACATCAATATGCAGGTGAATTGGTGGCAGTTTATTCGGTTTGACAAATTGTTGGGTGATATCACGGTAAAACAAGCAGCACTTACCGTTGATCCTGATGCAACGCGAGCTGGCGTGATGCAGACCATTAAACGCAAAAAAAGTGAAAAAAGGCAGGGCGCGGATTATGTGGAAAATACAGAAAGCATAGTAGGTAACGCGGCAGATGACGTGGCAGGCGACGTGGCAGGCGACTGGACAAGTGGAGAGTCACGGTTTAGTGAGATCCACTGGCTATTTGAGTCGGTTAAAGTCCAGGTAAATGACCAAGCATATACTGCACGCGGAGAGGGGCAGGGCATCAACACGGCGAATATTGAATTAATCACGGCTAACAAAGAAGCGCTGCGCCTTGATTATGTCCATGAAAAATCGGCGTTAACTATTCAAAGCCAAGCATTAGATATTTCAGCCTATACCAACCAGTCTGCACAATTGCAGCAGGTTAATGCACAGATTAATACCCGCGATTGGCTAGCCAGCCAAATCGAGGCGACCGTCGAATATGCGGGTATTCAGGGTGATATAACGATGCAGGGTGATGGCAATGATCAAGTCAAAATGACCGCTAATGTGGCAGATAACACCGTTGAGTTGTTGGCCAAGCGAATAGCCGGAGGGGCAAAAATCACCTTTGCGAATCAAGACTTGACCCATTTTATGCCGTTGCGGGATTGGATTGCTGAGGTGTTTCCCGTTAAGCATTTTTCTGGTTTGGCGACTGGAGAAGTCGTCTACATGGCGCAACAGGGCATTACCCAAGCGGACTTGACGCTGGTAAATCCAAAAGTTTCGCATGCAACAGGCCAATTCAGTGCGGCTGGGATGAATTTGACCTATCAAGAGGCAACAGTCGATTTTACCGTCGCGTTTAACGAAAATTCACAGGTGTTACCATTATTGGCGCGTGGGGATAAGCCGTTGGTTTTGAGCGGTCAAGTCAACGGGCGCTATCAGGTGGCCTCCAAAACACTCTTGATTGAGGATGGCCGCTTAGCTGATGATACGATAACTGCTTTGGTTTTTAAAGGGCAATTGCAAGAGAAAGCGTTTGAAATATCAGGTGAATTGACTGATGTGGCGGTTGATGGCATCGTCGATTATCTACCCCAGCAAGTCAACAAGCAATGGTTAGAATCATTAACAGTAGGGCTTGTCTCGGGCAAGACAAACCAAACGACCTTTGCGATTTCAGGTCCAACGAACGCTTTTTTTGCGAGTGAAGCGTCTCGGCTTCAAATCCACAGTCAAATCCAAGACACGGTGATTCAGCACCCACAAAATGCGCAGCAAGCCACGATTGCTCATGCGGATATTGCCATTGATAATCGGGCTATTACTATTGATAACGCCAAAGTAACGACTAATGGTGTCACGGTTGTCTCACGCATTAATATACCTGATATCCAAATCGGCGAGGTTCAAGTCGGCGAGGTTCAAGCCGACATAGCGCTGGCCGAAACCCCGATTGCGGCATTGGCTGAGTTAGCCAGTAAAAATGGGCTAGCTGAGGCGGTGCAAAAAATCAACCAAGAGATCGACCTGACGGGGAGTGTAAGTGGCGATTTGTCGTTGTTATTCGATATAAAAACACGAAAGTGGCAAGTCAGCGCACAGCCTGTTATTAAGCTGCAAAAGCTAATGGTGGCGCGTTATCCTGATATCGATTTTCAGGCGATTAACGCCCGTGCAACGATTCGGGATAACCAATTGGATAGTGCCGAGGCGACAGGGCGTATCAATGGGCAGTCAGTGGTTGGGGATTTGACCAATAAAATGACCAATAAAACGACTAATAAAACGACTAATAAAACGACTAATAAAACGACCGAAAAATCAGGTTATGAAATTGACTTGAAAGGAAAAACAGACGCAGTTAGTTGGTTGGCGATTTTTGGGGTGATCGATGCAAAACAGCACAGTCTGTTATCAACCTATGGTGTCATCGATAATGCCCCAGTTGATAGTCGGGCAACCATCCGCTTAGATAAGCATTGGCGGTTTGTTAGTGTCAGTGGTGAAAGCGAGCTTGATGGTATCGCGCTCAATGGGTTTGACGCAATAACCAAGCCTAAGCAGCAAAAAGCACGCACACGATTTAGCTATAACCATCAGACTAAGCAAGTCGATTTTAGTATGGAAAAATTGCTAGATTTGGCAATACAGTTAGACGATAGGGGTAGGAGGATTGATGGACTGTTGTTAGCAGCAGGAGAAATAAAACCAACATCTGCAAGCACGCCATCTTCAGATGCCTCGTCGAAAACCTCGTCGAAAACCGCTTCAAAAGCGGTGGGATTTGAAGCCAATACAATAAAAATTCACCTACATAGTCCGCGATTTGATTGGCAGTCCTTTAACCAGTTTTATCACGATTGGTTGTCCAAGAAAGGGGCAGATAATAGTGCCACAGACAATAATGCCACAGACAATAGTGCTAGGCGAAAACAAATACTAGCAAATTTAACCGTAAAACTGGACATCAATGTTGACGATTTGCGTTTTGATAAGACGACCAGCTTTCCGTTGGTTTTGTGGGGCAGTTTGAATGATATGACAGTCGTGAGTCCTTTGATGAATGGGCGGATTCAGTATCAGCCAAATCAGTTTGATGCCCAGCTGACTCGGCTAAACCTAAGTCAATGGATAGACATGATTAAGCCCAAAGAAACGGCGCAGGATAAGCCTACTGATTATCGGTTAGGCGACTTTGCCAAAGCCTTTCCACAGATGAAAGTCGCAATCGAAAAAATTATTTATAACGACCACGACATTGGTCGGTTTGATTTTAAAACCAGCATTAATGAAGGCCAGTACAGCATTGATGAGATGCTACTGACGGGGCCAGACTATTATTTAACGATTTCAGGCTACGAAGACAAAGAAGCGCAAGGTATTACGACCAAAATTCAAGCCGATTTCAAAAGTGAGCGCACCCAAAATTTGATTAGCCAATTGGCGTTAAACGAAGTGATGGAAGCTGATCAATTTGATATGGCATTTGATTTAGCATGGCCTGGAAAGGCGCATAGTCTGAATATTCGTCAAAGCTACGGCACCGCTAGGTTGTACGGACAAAATGTCAAATTAACCGAAGTCAAACCAGGGGTTGGCGGTGTGCTAGGGCTGATGGATTTTGGTAGTATTTTAAAACGGATTAGCTTGGATTTTTCAAATTTAACGAGTTCTAAGCTAACCTTGGACACCATCAATGGTACTTGGAATATCGGGGGTGGGCGTGCGGTGACCAATGATTTTAAGGCGGATGGTTCGTTGATTTCAATGCAAATAACAGGACCAATCGATTTGTACCGCCGTGAATTCGATAATCTGTCGATTGTGGTGATACCAAGCGCTAGCAACGTGTTGCCGATTATTGGCACGGTCGCTGGCGGTGCGCTGGGGGCGGCTGCAGGCGTCGTGGTACAGCAGGTTATTGGGGATGAGTTGAACAAGGTGGCGGGCATTCCCTACACGCTGTCTGGCAAATGGCTAGACCCTGAATTAAAGCTAACCGCTGCACAAGCGTCGGATGAGAATGTGCGCGACTCAGGCTTTGGGGATAAATAACGTGAATCATAATACGCAAGCCGTTTCAACAGCTGATTGTCGTGACTACCCATGCGAGCAAAGTCAGGCGCTAGTGCTACTCAATGGCGATAAAGTGCCGTTGGCTGATTTGCCGTTTGCCTTGTCAGCATATGCGCTGGTGGTTTGTGTCGATGGCGCGTGGAATCAGCTGGTTGCAGACGGTGATGATGAAAAAGTGCATCAAATCATTGGTGACGGTGATTCCATTTTAGACCCTGCGCCAAGCAAATGGCAAATAGCACACGACCAATCGACCACGGATTTCGAAAAGACACTGTTATATTTAGATAAATTAGGGTTTAATCAAGCCGATATCTACTGGGGTAGTGGCGGAGAAATGGATCACTTTTTGGGGAATTTGGCGGTCGCTGCGCGTTATCATGACCGTATTCGTTGTGTGTTTTATGATCAACATCAGGCGTATTTTTTTACCCAGACGGCTGTTAGGTTGCACGGTCAAATCCATCAGACCATTACGCTATATCCGTTTCCAGCAGCAACGGTGAGTAGCGATGGACTGCGCTATGAACTACATCAAACCGATTTAGCAATAAAAACCCAACAAAGCCTACGCAATGAAATAATAGAAACCAAGGCTCACCTAACGGTCAGCGGCGATTTGTGGGTGTTTATCACGAGGTAATGTTGGGTTTATGAGTTGCTTTTTCAGCCGTTCATCGTCCATGGTAAAGCCTTTGCGGATGTATTCGTTAAGGCGTTTGGTGGCCCAAATTCTAAATCGCGTGGCCATTATGGAGTTGACACGATAACCCAATGAAATAATCATATCCAGGTTATAGTGTTTGGTCTGGTATTTTTTACCGTCTGCGGCAGTTCGTAATAATTTCTTACTAACTGAATCCTCCTGCAATTCACCTTCGGTAAATATGTTTTTGATGTGCTGCGTAATGCCGGGCCGTTCTACTCCATAAAGACTTGCTAACTGATCTTGCGTAAGCCAAACATCATTTTCGTTTAAGCGTACATCGACCGAAACTTGTTCATCCACTGTTTTAAAGATGATGAATTCTGAATTATTTTTTGGCTCTTCCATATTCCTCATTGTGCTTTTTTATCAATGTTTCCAACGCAATTTTTGAACCTTCCCTTGCTTGTGTAATCGTGCTTTCTTTTCTTTTCTTTCGTCCGTGCGTAGGGAAAGATACACTCTTTGACAAGCTTTGGCAGGTGCGGTTGGCTTGAGCGGCTTGGCAATGTGTGTGGCTTTAGGTGTATTCATTAGTTTATGATCTTTTTAAGTTCCTTTTCAGTAGTCTTCAACTTTAGATTTAAGTCCACCTTCTCATTAAATTTTTTACTTCTTGAAATTGCTGATTTAAGCTTGGCAACTTTCTTTTTCAATTGGTCTATTTCCTGCTGATTTTGCAGGATTGAATCCATAGACTTTTTAGATAAATCAGGCTTTCCTGTTAGTTGAACACAAAGGTCTTTATGCACTGCATCCAATGAGTTTTTAAGATTGATTTGAAAGGGTGTGGTTGCCAAATCAAACCAATCTGAGGTGAATGTCCAATCAACTACTGAAATGTCTTCATTCGTTGGGTGAGGGTGCTTTACTGCAGTGGAAATATAAGCTTGTTCTTTGAACTCAACCCAAAAGACTATGTGATACGGAATTGCCTTGTTAATGATTTCAAGGATTTTCAGGATATCCGTCTGTTCTTTCAATTCTACCTTAAAAACCTGAATTTCCTTAATATCCTTGGCTTCTAAGTTTACTGTTTCAGTTGATAATTTGTGGATCCAAGTAATGCGCTGAATACCATCCGTAAACTGCTTCTTTTGTTTGGTGTTGGTGTACTCATCAAAGGCATTCTTTGGTACAACACGACCTACTTTTGTTCTTGAAGGTAAGTTGAAAAAGTCCATTTAACGCACGATTAAAAATGATACTAATTTAAAGTCTTCAATACCTTTTATCTTTTCCTGCAGCGCTGTAGTTCCACCTGATTTGAATAAGCTTAACACTTCTTTTTCTTCTTCCTTTTGGAGGATAGTACTTATGCTATGCTTGAGTAATGACGAATATTCATCCATTTGGTGGTAGTCATCTGTTTGTTCGCTTAATTCCTTGCATACTTCTTCAATTGGTGCCGTTTGTCCTTTGCAAAGCATACGCATCGCATCTAATATCTTTTTAGAATCAACATGATTTAAGATGAGCTCACCGCTCATCTTCATATACACCAAGTAGTAGGGGTGTAATCTGTTTAGCTTATTGATATTGACACTTGAATTGACATTCTTCAAAACAAATATTGCCCCACTTTGAAGAATTGGGCTTGATTTAACAACAGCATGCAATCCTTCTGGAATATTCTTCAATTCACCATACTCCTTAATCATGTTGGATAGATCCACTCTAAAGTCATTCAATCCAAGGTCGGTAATACTGACTCCTTCTCTTAAATCTTCCAAGTCAATTACTTCATCCTGCAGCCTTTGTAATTGAATTTTACGGTACTCTAAGTCTTTATCTTCTGTGTTGAGAATGTTATCATCACCTGTGCTTGCCATGTTGCTGATAAGCATCTTGTTCTCCACACGCTGCTTGAGGTTGATATAATTATCGAGAGTAACATCAGGCCAAAAGTTGACCATGGTTATGCTGCCATTCTTCGAGCCAATCCTATCTATTCTACCGAAACGTTGAATGATTCGCACTGGATTCCAATGAATATCATAGTTGATTAGTAAATCACAATCTTGTAGGTTTTGACCTTCCGAAATACAGTCTGTGGCTATCAATAAATCAACAGAGTCTGAGATTCTTGGATATAGCTGAGCCTTGTCTTTAGACAATGGCGAAAAGCAAGTAAGGATAGCATTGAGGTCTGACGGTATTTTCTTGGAAGTACAAATCTTACGTGAACCTGTAATGAGTGCTGTGTTTATGCCATAGTTTTCTTTAAGTGACTCGCTAATATTTTCAAATAGGTAGTTTGCGGTATCAGCAAATGCAGTGAAAACTATTGCCTTTTTGTTCTCATGGTTAAAAGGTTTTTCAGCCTTGTTATTCAAAAGCTCAACTAAGCTTTGAAGTTTTGCATCATTGGCTCCTGTAATGTCTACAACCTTGCCCCATAGGTGATTCAGAACAGTAAGGTCTTCATTCAGGTCTTCCTGCCACTTGGTAGTGTCCATGTCAGCAATGTGTATCTTAATTTTCTTCCCAATTACCTGCTCTTCATCTGCCCAATTTGATTCAAAGTCATAATTCTCATCGCTAAGGATTTTGTGGATTCCCTCATAGTCATCCGCATCACCTTTATCTATGGTTTTAATAGCGTTTTCAATCTGACCGATAATACCTTCCAAAGTAAGACGGAAAGAGTCGACAGAACTCTCTAAACGCTTGAGTAAGTTGATACGCATGAGAATACGCAAACTCAATTCTCTATCTACCTGAGATAGTTTTCCTGAACCTGAACGCACTTCTTTATCGTACAAATCCGCATACGCCTGAACCTTGCTTGGCAGAATGTAATTCAATGGCGTGTAAACAGATAAGTTTAGTAGGGTAAGCTTTTCAGCAATATCCACATAAGTAACATCATCAGAATCAGTTAGCGGACTTTGAATGGGCACTGGCTTATTGCGAGTAGGAAAATTCCCAATAGCTGTGGTGTCGTAATAAGTGGTTATGTGTTTCCTTGATCGTGCTATGGTCAATGAGTCCAATATCTCAAAGAAGTCAAAATCGAGCATGTCTAAGAGCTTCTCTGTGGTACGTTCAGCTGTTTCGTATTTACTCCAAATATTGAAAGCTTGTTGTGCCTTTCGGAAGATTTGGTCAATGCTGCTTGCGGTGTCTAATTTGCTATCTATATTCTCCGTATCACCTTCATACGCCAAAGCTAATTGGTTTCTTAAATCGTTGAATCTGTTATTAACAGGAGTAGCAGAAAGCATCAATACTTTTGTTTCAATTCCTTCTTGAATGACCCTGCGCAATAATTTCTGATAACGATTTTCCCTGTCTACAACTGTATTGTTGTTTCTGAAGTTGTGTGATTCGTCAATGACAATTAAGCCATAGTTTCCCCAATTCACCGATTCGAGATTACGACCGTTACTTGTTCCACTTTCTCTACTAAGGTCAGTATGGAATAACACATCATATCTGAAGCGGTCAGCCGCTAATATGTTGTTCTTATCGTTGTGGCGATAAGTGTTCCAATTGGCTTCTAATTTCTTAGGGCAAAGCACTAATGCGTCCTTATTCCGCATTTCGTAGTACTTAATGACGCCCAAGGCTGAGAATGTCTTACCTAGACCCACAGAGTCAGCGATAATACAGCCCTTGTACTTCTCTAGTTTATTGATAGCACCAATAACTGCATCTTGTTGGAAATTATAGAGTTTGTTCCATACGAGTGACTCTTTGAAGCCTATTTGTTCGTTAGGAAGGTTGTCTAATGACAGGTCTTCAAGAAAGTCATTGAAAATATTGTATAGGGTAATGAAATAGATGAATTCAGGGCTATTTTCCTTGTAAGCACTTTCGAAGTAGTCCTGAACTTTCTGTGTTACATCTTTTAAGTCTTCTTCATTATCCCATATCTGATTAAACCAATCTAAGTAGTCATTGCTATCAGGGTATTCCGCTTTTTGGATAAGCGTAGGGAACCCTTTTTTGTGTGTAATTCCTAAATCGGAGGTGGTGAAGCCATTAATGTTTGAATACGCTTGTGCATTCTTATCGCCTTGATCAACATGTATCATCCCATTAAGGGGTTGGTTATTGTGTTTATTGGATTTAAATGTGACTTTTCCCTTTACCCACCTTGAACACTCTTTGGCTATGGCCCTTTGGTTGAGTTGGTTCATCAATCTCAACTCAAACTCACCACCACAAAGTTCTGACTCCCTTACTATGTGTGGTATGTAGAATTTTCTGCTCTCTTTCTGAAACTTCTCTTCAGTGAAGGTAGGTGTGCTAAAAATGAAACGCAATTCATCAATCTTGCCCAACTCTTTTTTAAGTGCTTCAAAAGCATAGATTGAGAACGTAGAAGCGGCAATACTGAGTTTACTGCCTTTTCTTATGGTCTCCTTTAGGTCATCACCCAAGCGTGTATTTATATTGTCGATTAGCTTCATATAGGCATTAACTCAATTGCACAATGTCCATTAGTTTCTCGTAACCGCTCACTTTCTCAAATCTCACTTCTGCACCGCTTATTTCCTTAAAGTGTTCGGTAGCGCAGTGGATTTTTAGCTGTTCTATTTCTCTCAGATCTAAGTCGGAATCTGACCCTTTTGTTTCTGCTACAAAATAGATATGGCGCACCTTGTCTTTATCAAATACTATCGCCCAATCAGGGCTGTAGTTAGCTACTGGTGTAGAGACATAGAAACTTTTTGGAAGCTTGGCATACACCACAACTTCAGTGCTGTTTTCTAATGCAGTAGCAAAGTCTGATTCAATTTTAGAGTCGGAAGTAAGGAAGTCGTAAATGTGCTTTTTGAGCAATTCCGACTTGCGCAATGCAAACTTATCATTGGTGAACACGGTCTTGGCGTCATGCCGTTCTTCGGTCTTGTGATATACAATGTTGTTGATAATAAGGCTTGCTTTTACTTCATTGATCAGCTTGCTGCACTTGCCTATAAACTCTTCTGGATTCTTACGAATGAGCAAGAACTTCTCCTGCTTAATCTTCTTGAGTATTTCTACTATGGTTCTTCGGGTAAGATTGGTTTGCACTTCTATTTCACCTACTACATCATAGACCGTATTGGAATACAAATCATTCTTGAGCTTGAAGTTTTCTCGTTTTGATTCTTTAATCAACTCGCCATGCTTCATCTGTTCCGCAGAACCGTCTTTTAGCTCTCCTGTTTTCACTTCATACACACGATCACCAATGTTGAGTTGGGCATCTATTTTGACTTTCGAATCCTGAATAAGCTGCTCTGTATCGAACTGTACTTCGTAAATGGTTTTCAGGTTTATCTTATCCCAAAGAGCTTGAAACTCCTTCTTAGCGAAGTTCTTGTTGGTGTTGAGTATGACCGTTTGACGTTCATCTTCTGGCTTGAACTCAGCACCTGTGTAAATAGTCTGTAATAGTTTGCAAACAGCTTCTTTAAAGGGTTCAAGCTTCTCTGGTAGCGCAATTTTGCCTTGCTCAATTAGCTCTTTTCCTTTAGGGGTGATTTTGTATTCTTCATCAATTATTTCCCCAACAATCAGTTTAAACTGAAGCTTCTTTGCATCATCTTCTGTTAAGCGCAGCTCTTCACCTTTTTCATTGGTAATGAGTTTGCTCACGAAGTAATCTACTTCTGCTTTTTGTGGTCTGTCTTTGAGGGTATCGGCTATTTCTTTCTGTAATCCTTTGGCAAAGGCTTCATAGCTCTCAGAGGCAATAACGGTAAGCTTGTTCAACTCATGGACCTGATCGCCAACCAATTCAAAATCTTGACGGACTCCACGTTTATCTACACACAAACGCATACCACGTCCTACTTCCTGTCTGCGTCTGGTTAAACTGCCACTTTCTGCATGTTTTAAGGCGCATATTTGAAATACATTCGGGTTATCCCAACCTTCTTTCAATGCTGAGTGTGAGAAGATAAAACGGGTAGGTTCTTCAAAGCTCAGTAATCTTTCCTTGTCTTTCATAATCAAGTCGTAGGCTGAAACATCTTCTGATTCTTCTGAACCTTTCTTGGTAGTTGGATCTACGGTTTTCCCTTTCTTATCTATTGAGAAATAGCCATTGTGCACTTGGTCTGCTGAATCTCTTTTGAGGTATTCTCCAAAGTTGGTTGGCATGTAGCCTTTATGCACCTTGATTGGGTCTGTGTCTTTTAGAAAGTCGTTGTATTCCTGCTCAAATAGGTCTAAGAACTCGTTCTTGACCTTGTTGTATTCTTCTTCAAATATCTGAGCGTATTCACCCAATTGCTGTTCTCCTAATTCATCATACACACGGTATTTCTCCACGGTATCAATGAAGAATAGAGATAAAACTTTTATACCCTGACCAAAGAGCTGTTTTTCCTTTTGCAGGTGTGAGAGGATACATTCACGAATCTGAACTCTGCGGAATGCGTGTTCATCTTTATCATTGAGTATATCACCTGGATAGACATCTTGACCACCAACCACAATTTTATTGAGGTAGCCATTTATCTCGGTTACCGTCTGGTTCTTATAAGCAGGCATATTGCCCGACTGCTCATACAAGTTGTAACCTTCAGCTACTTTAACTCGCTTCTTGCTTATGGTGCCTGAGGCTGTGCGCTTTTCATGCTCAATGATTGCAAAAGGAGGCTTGTCGGTACTCAGGCTAATACTTTCTAAATACAAATAACCATTCGTTCCGGTTGAGCCTTTTAGGTTGATTCCTTTTACCTGTATTTTCTTAACCAATCGTTTATTGTAGGCGTCCAAGGCATCTAAACGATAGATTTTATTGTACTCCACCTTGTGCGTAGCTGAATAGCGTAGCGTGAAGAGTGGATTAAAGTCCTGCATGCTCGCTAAAGTCTTTTCACCATCCACTGATTGCGGTTCATCAATAATTAAAATCGGGTTGGTCTGAGCTATAATATCAATAGGTCTTCGTGTACCAAATTGGTCTAACTCCTGATAGATACGCCTGGCATCTTTACCACTGGCATTGAATGCCTGGGTATTGATAATCATTACACTGATACGGCTATCAGAGGCGAAATTCTCAATGTCCTGTGGACGACCTGAGTTGTAAATGAATGGATTGATCTTGTGCCCGTAGCGTTCTTGGAAGTGGTCTTGTGTTACCTGAAAAGATTTGTACACCCCTTCACGAATGGCAATGCTG
This genomic stretch from Ostreibacterium oceani harbors:
- a CDS encoding type III restriction-modification system endonuclease; amino-acid sequence: MKLQFKEQDFQVNAVQAVVDCFEGQSLKTNRFTLERSKELVRNAKLVASGGSAQAALSLEEEIGYRNAAIQLMETQMLKNIQEVQKQNDLHESQQIERPKGVKLGYNLTIEMETGTGKTYTYIRSMYELHKKYGWSKFIVIVPSIAIREGVYKSFQVTQDHFQERYGHKINPFIYNSGRPQDIENFASDSRISVMIINTQAFNASGKDARRIYQELDQFGTRRPIDIIAQTNPILIIDEPQSVDGEKTLASMQDFNPLFTLRYSATHKVEYNKIYRLDALDAYNKRLVKKIQVKGINLKGSTGTNGYLYLESISLSTDKPPFAIIEHEKRTASGTISKKRVKVAEGYNLYEQSGNMPAYKNQTVTEINGYLNKIVVGGQDVYPGDILNDKDEHAFRRVQIRECILSHLQKEKQLFGQGIKVLSLFFIDTVEKYRVYDELGEQQLGEYAQIFEEEYNKVKNEFLDLFEQEYNDFLKDTDPIKVHKGYMPTNFGEYLKRDSADQVHNGYFSIDKKGKTVDPTTKKGSEESEDVSAYDLIMKDKERLLSFEEPTRFIFSHSALKEGWDNPNVFQICALKHAESGSLTRRRQEVGRGMRLCVDKRGVRQDFELVGDQVHELNKLTVIASESYEAFAKGLQKEIADTLKDRPQKAEVDYFVSKLITNEKGEELRLTEDDAKKLQFKLIVGEIIDEEYKITPKGKELIEQGKIALPEKLEPFKEAVCKLLQTIYTGAEFKPEDERQTVILNTNKNFAKKEFQALWDKINLKTIYEVQFDTEQLIQDSKVKIDAQLNIGDRVYEVKTGELKDGSAEQMKHGELIKESKRENFKLKNDLYSNTVYDVVGEIEVQTNLTRRTIVEILKKIKQEKFLLIRKNPEEFIGKCSKLINEVKASLIINNIVYHKTEERHDAKTVFTNDKFALRKSELLKKHIYDFLTSDSKIESDFATALENSTEVVVYAKLPKSFYVSTPVANYSPDWAIVFDKDKVRHIYFVAETKGSDSDLDLREIEQLKIHCATEHFKEISGAEVRFEKVSGYEKLMDIVQLS